A single region of the Procambarus clarkii isolate CNS0578487 chromosome 81, FALCON_Pclarkii_2.0, whole genome shotgun sequence genome encodes:
- the LOC123772994 gene encoding uncharacterized protein isoform X2 gives MSLFSRVTGGSGLTEEDHRFLKLYKVLVTEGRYALHLIFKWGCVRDETVPLTEYLEGMKMSKRDIKKCFRDSTMRDKMKSNPSGNEFDIALLYACIETTCSGLADKGAPEWEGKDHSKLESVCRCIKNLRNIYVHDPPVLADDAITDTKLQEIQDLIDKILTLGGVKYGRQPSEVNKIKMSVLDNINKIMNTSLDIKSIQQYQAEIKDLRDMQKNKVLNDGKSELFSKYKNMSKIDPASFISGRERLQVAKVFTRLEVTRNQANNTSYWEDVDYDSLLDLTTEDGSKPIITVVEGEAGAGKTTLAKLILDKWMSQNASGDTSTFQGLQTYDLVLYAEARNKSISSFLSLLTVLMSQASYYLFDDDLLKSVLNLNVLLIIDGLDELNTASERLIKNISDEHIPRSNGKLHLLITTRPNMLPDLPTLLPNQSTVHTRLKGITQENRVEFVLKLHNEMITENLSNQDTQELVDFMKQSESRLGEHFRLPLNLTLLTYLWASDPQQVNSLTTATGLYIALQEMIITRLSTRIKDHNGSVEFPTDKLKNLCEEFLKCLYDVCLETHSRGHMQLSSDSIKELENKSNDLKLPFNEMCSAFLAAESEWTAKGYKIDLFVPHKSIMEFYAAYGIMLDIIESNNPQSFKDEIEEICRKLKLSSKIQSEMLEEKQPKSKSLSDILKTRGIDLNSDKVKASNYQNVFLHLSGLLAHKHRDDLKTYANELVAMLKEAKMKDSQWLDLVVETRCDDQMAVLIAKEITKQLVVRDGHTGAALKMFGHLEPNIPVQIILENEVCYIPQLDELLDELSGRKCQVEFFLRHQWKHREYGTSDKLLQRLTSGTGHERCRVYRFTGNLEHLQVLPTTIDNLRITLTCNEHATAICSELATLVRKQQLLYLGVHVMAGVSPESLIPLPVIKAKNGECGTLWISDVRDDMVDQACQVIRALLPPGGLFEHVLQTVPERDVATKQH, from the exons ATGTCGTTGTTCAGTCGAGTTACTGGCGGTAGCGGACTGACGGAGGAGGACCATCGCTTCTTGAAGTTATATAAAGTGCTGGTCACTGAGGGTCGTTATGCTCTACATTTAATATTTAAATGGGGGTGCGTAAGGGATGAGACTGTGCCTCTAACCGAATACCTCGAAGGTATGAAAATGAGTAAAAGGGATATAAAAAAATGTTTTCGAGATTCCACAATGAGGGACAAAATGAAGAGCAATCCTTCAGGAAATGAGTTTGACATAGCTTTATTATATGCTTGTATTGAAACCACCTGTTCTGGCCTTGCTGACAAGGGAGCCCCAGAATGGGAAGGAAAAGACCACTCAAAGTTGGAATCGGTTTGTAGGTGCATTAAGAACTTAAGAAACATCTACGTCCATGATCCCCCAGTACTTGCCGACGATGCCATTACGGACACTAAACTGCAAGAAATTCAAGACTTGATTGACAAGATTTTAACTTTGGGAGGGGTTAAATACGGCCGTCAGCCGTCTGAagtcaataaaataaaaatgtCAGTGTTAGATAACATTAATAAAATAATGAACACATCTCTAGATATTAAAAGTATTCAGCAGTATCAAGCTGAAATAAAAGATCTTAGGGACATGCAAAAGAACAAAGTACTTAATGATGGGAAATCCGAGCTTTTTTCTAAATATAAGAATATGTCTAAAATTGATCCAGCATCATTTATTTCCGGCAGAGAGAGACTGCAAGTTGCAAAAGTCTTTACTCGTCTTGAAGTTACCCGAAATCAGGCAAACAATACCAGTTACTGGGAAGATGTGGATTATGACTCGCTACTGGATCTAACAACCGAAGATGGAAGCAAGCCAATAATTACAGTGGTGGAGGGCGAGGCTGGTGCGGGTAAAACAACCTTGGCAAAACTGATTCTAGATAAATGGATGAGTCAGAATGCGTCTGGCGACACGTCCACCTTCCAGGGGCTCCAGACTTATGATCTGGTTCTTTATGCTGAGGCTAGAAATAAGTCAATCTCCAGTTTCCTGTCTTTGCTGACAGTGCTTATGTCACAGGCTTCCTACTATTTGTTCGATGACGATTTATTAAAGTCTGTGCTTAATCTCAATGTTTTGCTCATAATTGATGGTCTTGATGAGCTAAACACAGCTTCTGAAAGACTGATAAAGAATATATCTGATGAACATATTCCGAGGAGCAATGGTAAGCTTCATCTCCTGATTACTACAAGACCTAATATGCTCCCTGAtctccccacccttctccctaATCAATCCACCGTTCACACCAGGCTTAAAGGAATTACGCAGGAAAACAGAGTTGAATTTGTATTAAAGCTTCATAACGAAATGATAACGGAGAATCTAAGCAATCAAGACACTCAAGAATTAGTTGACTTTATGAAACAGTCAGAGTCACGTCTTGGGGAACACTTTCGGTTACCCTTAAACTTGACTTTACTGACTTACCTGTGGGCCTCTGATCCTCAACAAGTCAACTccctcacaacagccacaggtctatACATTGCTTTACAAGAGATGATCATAACCCGCTTGTCGACAAGAATCAAAGATCATAATGGTTCTGTTGAATTTCCTACTGACAAGTTAAAGAACCTTTGTGAAGAGTTCTTAAAATGTTTATACGATGTTTGCTTAGAGACTCATTCTCGTGGACACATGCAACTGTCTAGTGACTCAATAAAAGAACTAGAAAATAAAAGTAACGATCTGAAATTACCCTTTAATGAGATGTGTTCTGCCTTCCTTGCTGCGGAGAGTGAATGGACCGCCAAGGGTTATAAGATTGATCTTTTTGTGCCACACAAGAGTATAATGGAATTTTATGCTGCCTATGGAATTATGCTGGATATTATTGAGAGTAACAATCCACAATCATTTAAAGACGAGATAGAAGAAATTTGCCGGAAACTCAAATTATCTTCAAAAATCCAATCTGAGATGTTGGAAGAAAAACAGCCAAAAAGCAAGTCATTGAGTGACATACTGAAGACTCGAGGAATTGACCTAAATTCAGACAAAGTAAAAGCATCTAACTATCAAAATGTGTTCCTGCATCTGAGTGGACTTTTGGCTCATAAGCATCGAGACGACTTGAAAACGTATGCAAATGAGCTGGTGGCCATGTTGAAAGAAGCAAAGATGAAGGACTCTCAGTGGCTGGACCTGGTGGTGGAGACAAGGTGTGATGACCAAATGGCTGTTCTCATTGCCAAGGAGATTACGAAA CAACTTGTGGTCCGTGATGGCCACACTGGAGCAGCGCTCAAGATGTTTGGTCATTTGGAACCCAATATTCCCGTACAAATAATCCTAGAAAATGAGGTGTGTTACATCCCCCAACTGGACGAGCTACTGGATGAACTCTCTGGTAGGAAGTGTCAGGTCGAGTTTTTCCTCAGGCATCAATGGAAGCACAGGGAATATGGTACCTCAGACAAACTCCTTCAGCGCCTCACCAGCGGCACGGGACATGAAAG GTGCCGCGTGTATCGCTTCACAGGAAATCTGGAACATTTACAAGTGTTGCCCACTACCATAGACAATCTTCGCATCACTTTGACTTGTAATGAGCATGCTACAGCTATCTGTAGTGAGCTGGCTACACTGGTTCGGAAGCAACAATTACTTTACCTTG GTGTGCATGTGATGGCTGGAGTGTCACCCGAGTCCTTGATACCACTGCCGGTAATAAAGGCCAAAAATGGTGAATGTGGCACCTTGTGGATATCAGACGTGAGAGACGACATGGTGGACCAAGCTTGCCAGGTGATCCGTGCACTCCTGCCGCCTGGAGG
- the LOC123772994 gene encoding uncharacterized protein isoform X3 yields the protein MSLFSRVTGGSGLTEEDHRFLKLYKVLVTEGRYALHLIFKWGCVRDETVPLTEYLEGMKMSKRDIKKCFRDSTMRDKMKSNPSGNEFDIALLYACIETTCSGLADKGAPEWEGKDHSKLESVCRCIKNLRNIYVHDPPVLADDAITDTKLQEIQDLIDKILTLGGVKYGRQPSEVNKIKMSVLDNINKIMNTSLDIKSIQQYQAEIKDLRDMQKNKVLNDGKSELFSKYKNMSKIDPASFISGRERLQVAKVFTRLEVTRNQANNTSYWEDVDYDSLLDLTTEDGSKPIITVVEGEAGAGKTTLAKLILDKWMSQNASGDTSTFQGLQTYDLVLYAEARNKSISSFLSLLTVLMSQASYYLFDDDLLKSVLNLNVLLIIDGLDELNTASERLIKNISDEHIPRSNGKLHLLITTRPNMLPDLPTLLPNQSTVHTRLKGITQENRVEFVLKLHNEMITENLSNQDTQELVDFMKQSESRLGEHFRLPLNLTLLTYLWASDPQQVNSLTTATGLYIALQEMIITRLSTRIKDHNGSVEFPTDKLKNLCEEFLKCLYDVCLETHSRGHMQLSSDSIKELENKSNDLKLPFNEMCSAFLAAESEWTAKGYKIDLFVPHKSIMEFYAAYGIMLDIIESNNPQSFKDEIEEICRKLKLSSKIQSEMLEEKQPKSKSLSDILKTRGIDLNSDKVKASNYQNVFLHLSGLLAHKHRDDLKTYANELVAMLKEAKMKDSQWLDLVVETRCDDQMAVLIAKEITKQLVVRDGHTGAALKMFGHLEPNIPVQIILENEVCYIPQLDELLDELSGRKCQVEFFLRHQWKHREYGTSDKLLQRLTSGTGHERKSGTFTSVAHYHRQSSHHFDL from the exons ATGTCGTTGTTCAGTCGAGTTACTGGCGGTAGCGGACTGACGGAGGAGGACCATCGCTTCTTGAAGTTATATAAAGTGCTGGTCACTGAGGGTCGTTATGCTCTACATTTAATATTTAAATGGGGGTGCGTAAGGGATGAGACTGTGCCTCTAACCGAATACCTCGAAGGTATGAAAATGAGTAAAAGGGATATAAAAAAATGTTTTCGAGATTCCACAATGAGGGACAAAATGAAGAGCAATCCTTCAGGAAATGAGTTTGACATAGCTTTATTATATGCTTGTATTGAAACCACCTGTTCTGGCCTTGCTGACAAGGGAGCCCCAGAATGGGAAGGAAAAGACCACTCAAAGTTGGAATCGGTTTGTAGGTGCATTAAGAACTTAAGAAACATCTACGTCCATGATCCCCCAGTACTTGCCGACGATGCCATTACGGACACTAAACTGCAAGAAATTCAAGACTTGATTGACAAGATTTTAACTTTGGGAGGGGTTAAATACGGCCGTCAGCCGTCTGAagtcaataaaataaaaatgtCAGTGTTAGATAACATTAATAAAATAATGAACACATCTCTAGATATTAAAAGTATTCAGCAGTATCAAGCTGAAATAAAAGATCTTAGGGACATGCAAAAGAACAAAGTACTTAATGATGGGAAATCCGAGCTTTTTTCTAAATATAAGAATATGTCTAAAATTGATCCAGCATCATTTATTTCCGGCAGAGAGAGACTGCAAGTTGCAAAAGTCTTTACTCGTCTTGAAGTTACCCGAAATCAGGCAAACAATACCAGTTACTGGGAAGATGTGGATTATGACTCGCTACTGGATCTAACAACCGAAGATGGAAGCAAGCCAATAATTACAGTGGTGGAGGGCGAGGCTGGTGCGGGTAAAACAACCTTGGCAAAACTGATTCTAGATAAATGGATGAGTCAGAATGCGTCTGGCGACACGTCCACCTTCCAGGGGCTCCAGACTTATGATCTGGTTCTTTATGCTGAGGCTAGAAATAAGTCAATCTCCAGTTTCCTGTCTTTGCTGACAGTGCTTATGTCACAGGCTTCCTACTATTTGTTCGATGACGATTTATTAAAGTCTGTGCTTAATCTCAATGTTTTGCTCATAATTGATGGTCTTGATGAGCTAAACACAGCTTCTGAAAGACTGATAAAGAATATATCTGATGAACATATTCCGAGGAGCAATGGTAAGCTTCATCTCCTGATTACTACAAGACCTAATATGCTCCCTGAtctccccacccttctccctaATCAATCCACCGTTCACACCAGGCTTAAAGGAATTACGCAGGAAAACAGAGTTGAATTTGTATTAAAGCTTCATAACGAAATGATAACGGAGAATCTAAGCAATCAAGACACTCAAGAATTAGTTGACTTTATGAAACAGTCAGAGTCACGTCTTGGGGAACACTTTCGGTTACCCTTAAACTTGACTTTACTGACTTACCTGTGGGCCTCTGATCCTCAACAAGTCAACTccctcacaacagccacaggtctatACATTGCTTTACAAGAGATGATCATAACCCGCTTGTCGACAAGAATCAAAGATCATAATGGTTCTGTTGAATTTCCTACTGACAAGTTAAAGAACCTTTGTGAAGAGTTCTTAAAATGTTTATACGATGTTTGCTTAGAGACTCATTCTCGTGGACACATGCAACTGTCTAGTGACTCAATAAAAGAACTAGAAAATAAAAGTAACGATCTGAAATTACCCTTTAATGAGATGTGTTCTGCCTTCCTTGCTGCGGAGAGTGAATGGACCGCCAAGGGTTATAAGATTGATCTTTTTGTGCCACACAAGAGTATAATGGAATTTTATGCTGCCTATGGAATTATGCTGGATATTATTGAGAGTAACAATCCACAATCATTTAAAGACGAGATAGAAGAAATTTGCCGGAAACTCAAATTATCTTCAAAAATCCAATCTGAGATGTTGGAAGAAAAACAGCCAAAAAGCAAGTCATTGAGTGACATACTGAAGACTCGAGGAATTGACCTAAATTCAGACAAAGTAAAAGCATCTAACTATCAAAATGTGTTCCTGCATCTGAGTGGACTTTTGGCTCATAAGCATCGAGACGACTTGAAAACGTATGCAAATGAGCTGGTGGCCATGTTGAAAGAAGCAAAGATGAAGGACTCTCAGTGGCTGGACCTGGTGGTGGAGACAAGGTGTGATGACCAAATGGCTGTTCTCATTGCCAAGGAGATTACGAAA CAACTTGTGGTCCGTGATGGCCACACTGGAGCAGCGCTCAAGATGTTTGGTCATTTGGAACCCAATATTCCCGTACAAATAATCCTAGAAAATGAGGTGTGTTACATCCCCCAACTGGACGAGCTACTGGATGAACTCTCTGGTAGGAAGTGTCAGGTCGAGTTTTTCCTCAGGCATCAATGGAAGCACAGGGAATATGGTACCTCAGACAAACTCCTTCAGCGCCTCACCAGCGGCACGGGACATGAAAG GAAATCTGGAACATTTACAAGTGTTGCCCACTACCATAGACAATCTTCGCATCACTTTGACTTGTAA
- the LOC123772994 gene encoding uncharacterized protein isoform X1 — MSLFSRVTGGSGLTEEDHRFLKLYKVLVTEGRYALHLIFKWGCVRDETVPLTEYLEGMKMSKRDIKKCFRDSTMRDKMKSNPSGNEFDIALLYACIETTCSGLADKGAPEWEGKDHSKLESVCRCIKNLRNIYVHDPPVLADDAITDTKLQEIQDLIDKILTLGGVKYGRQPSEVNKIKMSVLDNINKIMNTSLDIKSIQQYQAEIKDLRDMQKNKVLNDGKSELFSKYKNMSKIDPASFISGRERLQVAKVFTRLEVTRNQANNTSYWEDVDYDSLLDLTTEDGSKPIITVVEGEAGAGKTTLAKLILDKWMSQNASGDTSTFQGLQTYDLVLYAEARNKSISSFLSLLTVLMSQASYYLFDDDLLKSVLNLNVLLIIDGLDELNTASERLIKNISDEHIPRSNGKLHLLITTRPNMLPDLPTLLPNQSTVHTRLKGITQENRVEFVLKLHNEMITENLSNQDTQELVDFMKQSESRLGEHFRLPLNLTLLTYLWASDPQQVNSLTTATGLYIALQEMIITRLSTRIKDHNGSVEFPTDKLKNLCEEFLKCLYDVCLETHSRGHMQLSSDSIKELENKSNDLKLPFNEMCSAFLAAESEWTAKGYKIDLFVPHKSIMEFYAAYGIMLDIIESNNPQSFKDEIEEICRKLKLSSKIQSEMLEEKQPKSKSLSDILKTRGIDLNSDKVKASNYQNVFLHLSGLLAHKHRDDLKTYANELVAMLKEAKMKDSQWLDLVVETRCDDQMAVLIAKEITKQLVVRDGHTGAALKMFGHLEPNIPVQIILENEVCYIPQLDELLDELSGRKCQVEFFLRHQWKHREYGTSDKLLQRLTSGTGHERCRVYRFTGNLEHLQVLPTTIDNLRITLTCNEHATAICSELATLVRKQQLLYLGVHVMAGVSPESLIPLPVIKAKNGECGTLWISDVRDDMVDQACQVIRALLPPGGQYQSVMLPRSSISEPKCKELLDTLVKAEVRVARNGGIRLTSPAIDMDKLYNLKEWARENLGCEFYCSDESSMW, encoded by the exons ATGTCGTTGTTCAGTCGAGTTACTGGCGGTAGCGGACTGACGGAGGAGGACCATCGCTTCTTGAAGTTATATAAAGTGCTGGTCACTGAGGGTCGTTATGCTCTACATTTAATATTTAAATGGGGGTGCGTAAGGGATGAGACTGTGCCTCTAACCGAATACCTCGAAGGTATGAAAATGAGTAAAAGGGATATAAAAAAATGTTTTCGAGATTCCACAATGAGGGACAAAATGAAGAGCAATCCTTCAGGAAATGAGTTTGACATAGCTTTATTATATGCTTGTATTGAAACCACCTGTTCTGGCCTTGCTGACAAGGGAGCCCCAGAATGGGAAGGAAAAGACCACTCAAAGTTGGAATCGGTTTGTAGGTGCATTAAGAACTTAAGAAACATCTACGTCCATGATCCCCCAGTACTTGCCGACGATGCCATTACGGACACTAAACTGCAAGAAATTCAAGACTTGATTGACAAGATTTTAACTTTGGGAGGGGTTAAATACGGCCGTCAGCCGTCTGAagtcaataaaataaaaatgtCAGTGTTAGATAACATTAATAAAATAATGAACACATCTCTAGATATTAAAAGTATTCAGCAGTATCAAGCTGAAATAAAAGATCTTAGGGACATGCAAAAGAACAAAGTACTTAATGATGGGAAATCCGAGCTTTTTTCTAAATATAAGAATATGTCTAAAATTGATCCAGCATCATTTATTTCCGGCAGAGAGAGACTGCAAGTTGCAAAAGTCTTTACTCGTCTTGAAGTTACCCGAAATCAGGCAAACAATACCAGTTACTGGGAAGATGTGGATTATGACTCGCTACTGGATCTAACAACCGAAGATGGAAGCAAGCCAATAATTACAGTGGTGGAGGGCGAGGCTGGTGCGGGTAAAACAACCTTGGCAAAACTGATTCTAGATAAATGGATGAGTCAGAATGCGTCTGGCGACACGTCCACCTTCCAGGGGCTCCAGACTTATGATCTGGTTCTTTATGCTGAGGCTAGAAATAAGTCAATCTCCAGTTTCCTGTCTTTGCTGACAGTGCTTATGTCACAGGCTTCCTACTATTTGTTCGATGACGATTTATTAAAGTCTGTGCTTAATCTCAATGTTTTGCTCATAATTGATGGTCTTGATGAGCTAAACACAGCTTCTGAAAGACTGATAAAGAATATATCTGATGAACATATTCCGAGGAGCAATGGTAAGCTTCATCTCCTGATTACTACAAGACCTAATATGCTCCCTGAtctccccacccttctccctaATCAATCCACCGTTCACACCAGGCTTAAAGGAATTACGCAGGAAAACAGAGTTGAATTTGTATTAAAGCTTCATAACGAAATGATAACGGAGAATCTAAGCAATCAAGACACTCAAGAATTAGTTGACTTTATGAAACAGTCAGAGTCACGTCTTGGGGAACACTTTCGGTTACCCTTAAACTTGACTTTACTGACTTACCTGTGGGCCTCTGATCCTCAACAAGTCAACTccctcacaacagccacaggtctatACATTGCTTTACAAGAGATGATCATAACCCGCTTGTCGACAAGAATCAAAGATCATAATGGTTCTGTTGAATTTCCTACTGACAAGTTAAAGAACCTTTGTGAAGAGTTCTTAAAATGTTTATACGATGTTTGCTTAGAGACTCATTCTCGTGGACACATGCAACTGTCTAGTGACTCAATAAAAGAACTAGAAAATAAAAGTAACGATCTGAAATTACCCTTTAATGAGATGTGTTCTGCCTTCCTTGCTGCGGAGAGTGAATGGACCGCCAAGGGTTATAAGATTGATCTTTTTGTGCCACACAAGAGTATAATGGAATTTTATGCTGCCTATGGAATTATGCTGGATATTATTGAGAGTAACAATCCACAATCATTTAAAGACGAGATAGAAGAAATTTGCCGGAAACTCAAATTATCTTCAAAAATCCAATCTGAGATGTTGGAAGAAAAACAGCCAAAAAGCAAGTCATTGAGTGACATACTGAAGACTCGAGGAATTGACCTAAATTCAGACAAAGTAAAAGCATCTAACTATCAAAATGTGTTCCTGCATCTGAGTGGACTTTTGGCTCATAAGCATCGAGACGACTTGAAAACGTATGCAAATGAGCTGGTGGCCATGTTGAAAGAAGCAAAGATGAAGGACTCTCAGTGGCTGGACCTGGTGGTGGAGACAAGGTGTGATGACCAAATGGCTGTTCTCATTGCCAAGGAGATTACGAAA CAACTTGTGGTCCGTGATGGCCACACTGGAGCAGCGCTCAAGATGTTTGGTCATTTGGAACCCAATATTCCCGTACAAATAATCCTAGAAAATGAGGTGTGTTACATCCCCCAACTGGACGAGCTACTGGATGAACTCTCTGGTAGGAAGTGTCAGGTCGAGTTTTTCCTCAGGCATCAATGGAAGCACAGGGAATATGGTACCTCAGACAAACTCCTTCAGCGCCTCACCAGCGGCACGGGACATGAAAG GTGCCGCGTGTATCGCTTCACAGGAAATCTGGAACATTTACAAGTGTTGCCCACTACCATAGACAATCTTCGCATCACTTTGACTTGTAATGAGCATGCTACAGCTATCTGTAGTGAGCTGGCTACACTGGTTCGGAAGCAACAATTACTTTACCTTG GTGTGCATGTGATGGCTGGAGTGTCACCCGAGTCCTTGATACCACTGCCGGTAATAAAGGCCAAAAATGGTGAATGTGGCACCTTGTGGATATCAGACGTGAGAGACGACATGGTGGACCAAGCTTGCCAGGTGATCCGTGCACTCCTGCCGCCTGGAGG